The Marivivens sp. LCG002 genome contains a region encoding:
- a CDS encoding nucleoside-diphosphate sugar epimerase/dehydratase yields MVEHFLHSLFALTRTEKRIMQILTDSTLIVVCFYAALAVQMASTDALKSPSAVLMLLTVIPLSLAGFVKLGFYRAIVRYMSSKALRTVIYGVGLSALWLFAIGWVFSVGFPMSVVFIYAMLLFMTVGGSRLILRNLYHSLERDARSPVAIYGAGAAGRQLVNALSQSKSYRPVILIDDNPALQNSEIGGLSVISFEQAHGYLKKSNVKTILLALPSLSQASRRAIIERLEGLKVEVKTMPGLSDLIEGRAQISTVRDISIEELLGRDPIPPKAQLMERNIRNKVVLVTGAGGSIGSELCRQILRQNPKKLLLLDSSEYALYSVHDELTGVAQAQSLETTIIPIICSVQNQGRVQTVLSTFKVQTIYHAAAYKHVPLVELNVIEGMRNNIFGTKVIAEAAISAGVESFTLISTDKAVRPTNFMGASKRMAELVCQAYARSQSRTIFSMVRFGNVLGSSGSVIPRFTEQIKTGGPITVTHKEINRFFMTIPEAAQLVIQASSMAKGGEVFVLDMGEPVKIIDLAQKMARLHGLTPFIEEEGLAEQQANLDPSKIAIRVVGLRPGEKLYEELLIGNDPEGTEHPRIMSARETYLELSVLNQILEELFLACKAFDIEHVRELLQKAPTDFAPVSSISDLVWDKNSKSALKPKLTAV; encoded by the coding sequence ATGGTTGAGCATTTTTTGCATTCGCTCTTTGCCCTGACGCGCACGGAAAAGCGCATCATGCAAATCCTTACAGATAGTACTTTGATCGTGGTGTGCTTTTATGCGGCTCTTGCCGTTCAGATGGCCTCGACGGACGCACTTAAGAGCCCCTCTGCCGTATTGATGCTCTTGACCGTTATCCCACTTTCACTCGCAGGTTTTGTTAAACTCGGGTTCTATCGTGCGATTGTCCGCTATATGTCGAGCAAGGCCTTGCGAACTGTTATTTACGGAGTTGGCCTGTCTGCGCTTTGGCTCTTCGCCATCGGGTGGGTATTTTCGGTCGGGTTTCCGATGTCCGTGGTGTTTATCTACGCGATGTTGCTTTTCATGACCGTGGGCGGCTCGCGTCTGATCCTGCGAAATCTATATCATTCGCTTGAACGGGACGCGCGTAGTCCAGTTGCTATCTACGGCGCTGGCGCCGCGGGTCGCCAACTCGTCAACGCACTCAGCCAGAGCAAAAGTTATCGACCTGTGATCCTCATTGACGACAATCCGGCTTTACAGAATTCCGAAATTGGCGGACTGAGTGTCATTTCGTTCGAGCAAGCTCACGGTTACCTCAAAAAGTCCAATGTCAAAACCATCCTTCTAGCGCTTCCTAGTCTGTCGCAGGCAAGCAGACGGGCGATCATCGAACGGCTGGAGGGCTTGAAAGTCGAAGTAAAGACGATGCCAGGCCTTTCGGATCTTATCGAGGGTCGGGCACAGATCAGCACAGTGCGAGATATTTCGATCGAAGAATTGCTTGGACGCGATCCGATCCCGCCCAAAGCGCAGCTCATGGAAAGAAACATTCGCAATAAAGTCGTGCTTGTAACAGGCGCTGGCGGGTCAATCGGAAGCGAATTATGCCGCCAGATACTCCGACAGAATCCCAAGAAACTTCTCCTTCTCGATTCCTCCGAATATGCCCTCTATTCGGTGCATGACGAATTGACAGGCGTTGCTCAGGCACAGTCGCTAGAGACAACGATTATCCCGATCATTTGTTCGGTTCAGAACCAAGGTCGCGTCCAAACAGTGTTGAGCACGTTCAAGGTTCAAACCATCTATCATGCTGCAGCCTACAAGCATGTTCCACTTGTTGAACTGAACGTCATTGAAGGGATGCGGAATAATATCTTCGGAACAAAGGTGATCGCCGAGGCGGCGATTTCGGCTGGCGTAGAGTCATTTACTCTCATTTCAACCGATAAAGCTGTACGTCCAACCAACTTTATGGGTGCATCCAAGCGGATGGCCGAGCTTGTTTGCCAGGCCTATGCAAGGTCGCAGTCGCGAACCATTTTCTCTATGGTTCGCTTCGGCAATGTTCTCGGGTCCTCGGGTTCCGTCATTCCGAGATTCACCGAGCAAATCAAAACCGGGGGTCCGATTACGGTTACCCACAAGGAAATCAACCGCTTCTTCATGACGATCCCCGAAGCTGCGCAACTGGTGATCCAAGCCAGCTCGATGGCAAAGGGCGGTGAAGTCTTTGTTCTCGACATGGGTGAGCCGGTCAAGATCATAGATCTCGCGCAAAAGATGGCTAGATTACACGGTCTGACACCATTTATCGAAGAAGAGGGGCTGGCCGAACAGCAAGCGAACCTTGACCCAAGCAAGATCGCCATTCGTGTTGTAGGGCTCCGTCCGGGCGAAAAACTCTATGAAGAACTCCTTATCGGAAATGATCCGGAAGGAACCGAGCATCCCCGCATCATGAGCGCACGAGAGACCTATTTGGAACTCTCTGTTCTGAATCAAATCCTCGAAGAACTCTTCTTAGCCTGCAAAGCCTTCGATATTGAACATGTGCGCGAGCTACTGCAAAAAGCCCCGACCGACTTTGCACCAGTAAGTTCGATTTCGGACTTGGTCTGGGACAAAAACAGCAAAAGCGCACTCAAACCAAAGCTGACTGCCGTATAG
- a CDS encoding polysaccharide biosynthesis/export family protein, with protein MRIRPLLLSTAALTFLTACAYLPQNIVAPTTEAAAAQTSFDLDVQAVTASVISQANSRKWERGFVVADSGSAALASVVPASVALSERYPVATGKVAYTLGAGDVLIFTETRNSIASDGVSGLIANTERLVVSNGNTIVSPVFGVLDVSGKTVEQVRSEISERLRQRAGKSNAVSILPKPPVGIRPIYRIGAGDEIAITTVSSEVSTNGVSQTLIETPTTREIRVSSQGSISLLGVGEVFIEGMTRSEASRAIADALTGAGLDPKNEIVIKRNVANPARLIGDVPVQRTIEILEAPIDLANVLSEYGVRPTDEREFQVKLLRNGIEYGILASEILGSADTARIYIQSGDTISVEAISKNTSFDLYVEGYNSQKVSVISSSASARNAVLPITEQGITLVDALLNAGLIVTPDSEYLIRLTRRGTEYRMSAQKVLVEHPGASIYLRGGDKIVIEPLEYSKQTVMVTGAGTSPKLIEISPTTRPTLATAIFSSAALGNIEADLKQVFLLRRKEQVANSFDAYFIDLSDPTRLILAKELQLRPDDIIFVSTQPISEFSSVISRINGALTNGLGTLAIAGFK; from the coding sequence ATGCGCATTCGTCCACTCCTTCTGTCGACCGCAGCGCTGACGTTTTTGACGGCTTGTGCGTATTTACCGCAAAACATCGTCGCACCGACTACAGAGGCAGCTGCGGCACAAACCAGTTTCGACCTAGATGTCCAAGCGGTGACAGCATCGGTGATCTCGCAAGCGAATTCCAGAAAATGGGAGCGCGGATTTGTTGTCGCGGATTCTGGTTCGGCAGCTCTTGCAAGTGTTGTACCTGCTTCTGTTGCCTTGTCTGAGCGTTATCCCGTAGCCACCGGAAAGGTTGCGTATACTCTAGGGGCAGGTGATGTCCTTATCTTCACCGAAACACGCAATAGCATCGCGAGCGACGGCGTAAGTGGCTTGATCGCGAACACAGAGCGGCTCGTTGTTTCCAACGGCAACACGATTGTGTCGCCCGTATTCGGTGTTCTCGACGTTTCTGGCAAGACTGTCGAGCAGGTGAGGAGTGAAATTTCAGAGCGACTGAGACAGCGCGCGGGGAAGAGTAACGCTGTTTCTATCCTTCCTAAGCCACCTGTAGGCATCCGCCCAATTTATCGAATAGGTGCCGGCGACGAGATAGCCATTACAACGGTTTCTAGTGAGGTGAGCACAAATGGCGTCAGCCAAACACTGATCGAAACCCCGACAACAAGAGAGATCCGCGTCTCCTCTCAGGGCAGCATCTCGCTATTGGGCGTCGGCGAGGTTTTTATTGAAGGCATGACGCGAAGTGAGGCATCGCGTGCGATTGCCGACGCACTGACCGGCGCAGGACTTGATCCAAAGAATGAAATCGTCATCAAGCGGAACGTAGCAAACCCGGCGCGTCTGATAGGGGATGTTCCTGTGCAGCGCACGATCGAAATTCTCGAAGCGCCGATTGATCTTGCGAATGTTCTGTCTGAATATGGTGTGCGTCCAACGGATGAGCGAGAGTTCCAAGTCAAACTTTTGCGCAACGGCATAGAATATGGGATACTCGCCAGCGAAATTCTCGGCTCCGCTGATACCGCCCGTATCTACATTCAATCCGGTGATACGATCTCGGTCGAAGCAATCAGTAAAAATACTTCATTTGATCTATACGTTGAAGGTTATAACTCCCAGAAAGTTTCAGTCATCTCGTCGTCCGCGAGCGCGCGAAATGCTGTTTTGCCGATTACCGAGCAGGGGATCACCCTGGTTGATGCACTCCTAAATGCTGGACTGATTGTAACGCCTGACAGCGAGTACTTGATCCGCCTGACGCGCCGCGGCACGGAATATCGGATGTCTGCGCAGAAAGTTCTCGTAGAGCATCCAGGAGCGTCGATCTACCTTCGTGGTGGCGACAAAATTGTGATTGAGCCGCTCGAGTATAGCAAACAAACGGTTATGGTGACAGGCGCAGGAACATCTCCCAAGCTCATCGAAATCTCCCCGACCACGCGCCCGACACTCGCGACAGCGATTTTCAGTAGCGCAGCTCTCGGAAATATCGAAGCTGACTTGAAGCAGGTATTTTTGCTTCGTCGCAAAGAGCAGGTTGCCAATTCATTCGATGCTTACTTTATCGACCTGAGCGATCCTACCCGCTTGATCTTGGCAAAAGAGCTCCAACTTCGGCCTGACGATATAATCTTTGTTTCCACTCAGCCGATCAGCGAGTTTAGCTCGGTCATCTCACGTATAAACGGGGCTTTGACGAATGGACTTGGAACGCTCGCAATTGCCGGTTTCAAATAA